The Zingiber officinale cultivar Zhangliang chromosome 9A, Zo_v1.1, whole genome shotgun sequence genome window below encodes:
- the LOC122020922 gene encoding microsomal glutathione S-transferase 3-like has translation MAMTFELSGDYGYVVLVLAAYIFFNFWMSIQVLLARERYNVDFPTMYALESENKDAKLFNCIQRGHQNSLEMMPAFVVTLLLSGLYCPVGAAALGVVYTVGRYYYFKGYATGVPDNRLTVGRFAFMALLGLMILTTVVGVRLVLSR, from the exons ATGGCGATGACCTTCGAGCTCTCCGGCGACTACGGCTACGTCGTCCTCGTCCTCGCCGCCTACATCTTCTTCAACTTCTGGATGTCCATCCAGGTCCTGCTCGCCCGCGAGAGGTACAACGTCGACTTTCCGACGATGTACGCGCTGGAGTCGGAGAACAAGGACGCCAAGCTCTTCAACTGCATCCAG AGAGGCCACCAGAACTCGCTGGAGATGATGCCGGCGTTCGTGGTGACGCTGCTCCTCTCCGGGCTCTACTGCCCCGTCGGAGCAGCTGCGCTCGGCGTCGTGTACACCGTCGGCCGCTACTACTACTTCAAAGGCTACGCCACCGGCGTGCCGGACAACCGCCTCACCGTCGG GCGGTTCGCCTTCATGGCTCTGTTGGGGCTCATGATTCTGACTACGGTGGTCGGAGTTAGACTCGTCCTCAGCCGATGA
- the LOC122021815 gene encoding uncharacterized protein LOC122021815 — protein sequence MKLTSLIEHSTDQTEFVKLCKRVEYTIRAWYLLQFEDLMQLYSLFDPIHGGQRLKQQNLPSQEIDGLELNFLKCFFQVMKKSNFKLVTDEEMKVAQSGQYLLNLPIKVDESKLDNKLSPMYFKDHPHENLPSFSDKVLFKTFIYNLLLLLQS from the exons ATGAAGCTGACCAGTCTCATCG AGCATTCTACTGACCAAACCGAGTTTGTCAAGCTATGCAAGAGAGTTGAGTACACTATTCGTGCATGGTATCTTCTACAGTTTGAAGATTTGATG CAACTTTACTCATTGTTTGACCCTATTCATGGTGGTCAGAGATTGAAACAGCAGAACCTACCTTCACAAGAGATAGATGGTCTGGAACTGAATTTCCTGAAATGTTTTTTTCAG GTAATGAAAAAGAGCAATTTCAAACTAGTTACTGATGAAGAAATGAAAGTTGCACAATCTGGGCAGTATCTCTTAAACCTTCCGATCAAAGTTGATGAATCAAAG CTGGACAACAAACTTTCGCCGATGTATTTTAAGGATCATCCTCATGAGAACCTCCCTAGTTTTTCTGATAAGGTATTATTCAAAACTTTTATCTACAATCTTTTGCTTCTGTTACAAAgttga
- the LOC122019753 gene encoding probable protein phosphatase 2C 63, translating into MLDSCFGRRGGGDGLMWDVGLEPHGAGEFSVAVVQANKSLEDQGQVLASPSATFVGVFDGHGGPEAARFVSDRLLPYLDRFASEHGGVSAEVIKKAFRATEEDFVQLVRRSLPTLPQMAAVGSCCLVGAIAGDVVYVANLGDSRAVLGRRSLGNNKSVVAERLSTDHNVAVEEVRREVLELHPDDDQIIVHTRGAWRIKGIIQVSRSIGDIYLKKPDFGEDPMFQQIVSPLRLKRPVITAEPSIKVHKLKPHDKFLIFASDGLWEQLSDEAAAEIVFKNPRTGIAKRLVKAALCEAARKREMRYDDIRQIEKGIRRHFHDDITVIVIYLDQLHQAGRSKFSGTSVHNCTKVPVDIYSLHSGESKKPLW; encoded by the exons ATGCTGGATTCGTGCTTTGGGCGGCGCGGCGGCGGGGATGGTTTGATGTGGGATGTGGGCCTCGAGCCCCATGGCGCCGGTGAGTTCTCCGTGGCCGTCGTTCAGGCCAACAAATCCCTCGAGGACCAGGGCCAGGTGCTCGCCTCCCCCTCCGCCACCTTCGTCGGCGTCTTCGACGGCCACGGTGGCCCCGAGGCGGCTCGCTTCGTCAGCGATCGCCTTCTCCCCTACCTCGACC GGTTCGCTTCGGAGCACGGCGGCGTATCGGCGGAGGTGATCAAGAAGGCCTTCCGCGCGACGGAGGAGGACTTCGTGCAACTGGTGAGGAGGTCCCTACCGACCCTGCCGCAGATGGCTGCGGTGGGCTCCTGCTGCCTCGTCGGCGCCATCGCCGGCGACGTCGTCTACGTGGCCAACCTAGGGGACTCCAGGGCCGTCCTCGGCCGCCGAAGCTTGGGCAACAACAAGTCCGTGGTCGCCGAGCGGCTGTCGACAGACCACAACGTGGCGGTGGAGGAAGTGAGGAGGGAGGTGCTGGAGCTGCATCCCGACGATGACCAGATCATCGTCCACACTCGCGGTGCCTGGCGAATAAAAGGGATAATTCAG GTGTCCAGGTCTATCGGAGATATCTACCTAAAGAAACCTGATTTCGGTGAAGATCCAATGTTCCAGCAAATCGTGTCTCCTCTTCGATTGAAAAGGCCTGTCATCACCGCAGAGCCATCGATAAAGGTTCATAAGCTCAAGCCGCACGACAAATTTTTGATATTTGCATCGGACGGACTCTGGGAGCAGTTAAGTGATGAAGCCGCAGCCGAAATAGTTTTCAAGAACCCAAGAACG GGAATAGCAAAGAGGTTGGTGAAAGCTGCTCTTTGTGAGGCCGCAAGAAAACGAGAGATGAGATACGACGATATCAGACAGATCGAGAAGGGAATACGGCGCCATTTCCACGATGACATAACTGTCATAGTGATCTATCTCGACCAGCTCCATCAAGCAGGCCGTTCCAAGTTCAGTGGCACAAGCGTGCACAACTGCACGAAAGTGCCAGTCGACATCTACTCTCTGCATTCAGGTGAATCGAAAAAGCCCCTTTGGTGA
- the LOC122019752 gene encoding 3-ketoacyl-CoA synthase 6-like, which translates to MSSRAPLPQFSSSVKLKYVKLGYQYLVNNLLTFLLVPVMFAVTLEVVRREPEELLALWQALHFDLIQILCSLFVIVFAGTVYFMSRPRPVYLVDYACFKPPASCRVPFSTFMEHTRLINSDEKSVQFQMRILERSGLGEETCLPPANHYIPPRPTMEASRAEAQLVIFSAIDDLLRKTGLKPKDIDILVVNCSLFSPTPSLSAMIINKYKLRSNVRSFNLSGMGCSAGLISVDLARDLLQAHASSNALVISTEIITPNFYSGHQRSMLLPNCLFRMGAAAILLSNRRRDARRAKYRLVHVVRTHKGADDRAYRCVYEEEDGEGHSGISLSKDLMAIAGDALKANITTIGPLVLPMSEQVLFFLTLVGRKVLNTKWKPYIPDFKQAFEHFCIHAGGRAVIDELQKNLELSEEHVEASRMTLHRFGNTSSSSLWYELNYIESKGRMRRGDRVWQIGFGSGFKCNSAVWKCLRTVNPPVDGPWADCIHRYPVNIPEIVKL; encoded by the coding sequence ATGTCGAGCAGAGCGCCATTGCCGCAGTTCTCGAGCTCGGTGAAGCTCAAGTATGTGAAACTCGGGTATCAGTACTTGGTGAACAACTTGCTCACGTTTCTGCTGGTGCCGGTGATGTTCGCCGTGACTCTGGAGGTCGTCCGGCGGGAACCGGAGGAGTTGCTGGCCCTGTGGCAGGCGCTGCACTTCGATCTCATCCAGATTCTGTGCTCGCTCTTCGTGATCGTGTTCGCCGGCACCGTCTACTTCATGTCGCGGCCGCGGCCGGTGTACTTGGTGGACTATGCCTGTTTCAAGCCGCCGGCGTCGTGCCGCGTGCCGTTCTCGACCTTCATGGAGCACACGCGGCTGATCAACTCCGACGAGAAGAGCGTGCAGTTCCAGATGCGGATCCTGGAGCGGTCGGGGCTCGGCGAGGAGACCTGCCTGCCGCCGGCCAACCACTACATCCCTCCGAGACCCACCATGGAGGCTTCCCGGGCCGAGGCGCAGCTCGTCATCTTCTCCGCCATCGACGACCTGCTACGGAAAACAGGGCTGAAGCCCAAGGACATCGACATACTCGTCGTCAACTGTAGCCTCTTCTCGCCGACGCCGTCTCTGTCGGCGATGATCATCAACAAGTACAAGCTCCGTAGCAACGTGCGCAGCTTCAACCTCTCCGGCATGGGCTGCAGCGCTGGGCTGATCTCCGTCGACCTGGCGCGCGACCTGCTGCAGGCGCACGCCAGCTCCAATGCGCTGGTGATCTCCACCGAGATCATCACCCCCAATTTCTACTCCGGCCACCAGCGCTCGATGCTGCTGCCCAACTGTCTCTTCCGGATGGGCGCGGCGGCGATCCTGCTGTCGAACCGCCGGCGGGACGCCCGGCGAGCCAAGTACCGTCTGGTCCACGTGGTGCGCACGCACAAGGGAGCCGACGACAGGGCATACCGGTGCGTGTACGAGGAAGAGGACGGCGAGGGCCACTCGGGGATCTCGCTGTCGAAGGACCTGATGGCGATCGCCGGCGACGCGCTGAAGGCGAACATCACCACCATCGGCCCGCTGGTGCTGCCGATGTCGGAGCAGGTCCTCTTCTTCTTGACGCTGGTGGGGAGGAAGGTCTTGAACACCAAGTGGAAGCCGTACATCCCGGACTTCAAGCAGGCGTTCGAGCACTTCTGCATCCACGCCGGCGGGCGGGCGGTGATCGACGAGCTGCAGAAGAACCTGGAGCTGTCGGAGGAGCACGTGGAGGCGTCGCGAATGACGCTGCACCGGTTCGGGAACACGTCGAGCAGCTCGCTCTGGTACGAGCTCAACTACATCGAGTCGAAGGGGAGGATGCGGCGGGGAGATCGCGTGTGGCAGATCGGCTTCGGCAGCGGCTTCAAGTGCAACAGCGCCGTGTGGAAGTGCCTGCGGACGGTGAATCCGCCGGTGGACGGGCCGTGGGCCGACTGCATCCACCGCTACCCCGTCAACATCCCGGAGATCGTCAAGCTCTGA